A window of the Streptomyces sp. NBC_01351 genome harbors these coding sequences:
- a CDS encoding GNAT family N-acetyltransferase: protein MTQGSAGQPLTVTLCRDPRQFAVLEEPWNRLVRACPTATPFQTHAWLHSWWLSYGKDGRLRLVLVRRGEELVGAAALMLVHRPLPLLVPLGGPISDYFDVLVAAEYADQVVPVLAHGLHRAARGAVVDLREVRPGAAVEQLYKHWPGTGARLTDSTCMELPALPIDELVKRMPASGAQRVRAKLRKTDAAGIEDHEATEQEVPRAVRHLLRLHEKQWRGRGVTPEHLKPRFAEHLTRATRRMVRTGEARLTEFRLDGKVVAANVTLLSAGLSGGYLYGADPDLRARKVDVATLLLRHDSGHALADGRPVVSFLRGNEPYKNHWRPERVVNQRFLLATTALAPLLRLHESQVAGRERAVDALREALPAARDWRARLNELRVR from the coding sequence ATGACCCAGGGCTCCGCAGGACAGCCCTTGACGGTGACCCTGTGCCGCGACCCCCGGCAGTTCGCCGTGCTGGAGGAGCCGTGGAACCGGCTCGTCCGCGCCTGCCCCACCGCCACCCCCTTCCAGACCCACGCCTGGCTGCACTCCTGGTGGCTGTCGTACGGGAAGGACGGCCGGCTGCGGCTCGTCCTCGTGCGGCGCGGCGAGGAACTGGTCGGCGCGGCCGCGCTGATGCTCGTCCACCGGCCGCTGCCGCTGCTGGTGCCGCTCGGCGGTCCCATCAGCGACTACTTCGACGTGCTCGTGGCCGCCGAGTACGCCGACCAGGTCGTCCCGGTTCTGGCCCACGGGCTGCACCGGGCTGCCCGGGGCGCGGTCGTCGACCTGCGGGAGGTCCGCCCCGGGGCCGCGGTCGAGCAGCTGTACAAGCACTGGCCCGGGACCGGCGCCAGGCTCACCGACTCCACCTGCATGGAACTGCCCGCGCTGCCCATCGACGAGCTGGTCAAGCGGATGCCGGCCTCCGGCGCCCAGCGGGTCCGGGCCAAGCTGCGCAAGACCGACGCGGCCGGGATCGAGGACCACGAGGCCACCGAGCAGGAAGTGCCGCGTGCGGTACGGCACTTGCTGCGGCTGCACGAGAAGCAGTGGCGCGGACGCGGGGTTACTCCCGAACACCTGAAGCCGCGCTTCGCCGAGCACCTGACCCGGGCCACCCGGCGGATGGTGCGGACGGGGGAGGCCCGGCTGACGGAGTTCCGCCTGGACGGGAAGGTGGTGGCGGCCAACGTCACGCTGCTGTCGGCCGGGCTGAGCGGCGGCTACCTCTACGGGGCCGACCCGGACCTGCGGGCGCGGAAGGTGGACGTGGCGACGCTGCTGCTGCGCCACGATTCCGGGCACGCCCTGGCCGACGGCCGCCCGGTGGTGAGCTTCCTGCGCGGCAACGAGCCGTACAAGAACCACTGGAGGCCCGAGAGGGTCGTCAACCAGAGGTTCCTGCTGGCCACGACCGCGCTCGCGCCCCTGCTGCGACTGCACGAGTCGCAGGTGGCGGGGCGCGAGCGGGCGGTGGACGCGCTGCGGGAGGCGCTGCCGGCCGCCAGGGACTGGCGGGCGCGGCTCAACGAACTGCGGGTGAGATGA
- a CDS encoding lipopolysaccharide biosynthesis protein — protein sequence MADTVDQKKSDRHRSERRRLRRPRPPAWWPLPVCAVLGLAAGGAYGVLKAPEYAATSYVVAVPDDTTEPATALGFAQAYARIATSSSTLAYAQPRAGIAVRKLRTQVRAETSPESPMIAITGTSKSPSEAADIANAVADALSLSSNQAAKNTGVQLLLFNQAVAPTDPASPSAAISGAVGLCAGGLLGGLWLLARPGRRKDAEGEPQPVVEEYPSLPAQGEHAETKEKESVR from the coding sequence ATGGCAGACACCGTTGATCAGAAGAAGTCCGACCGCCACCGCTCCGAGCGACGCCGCCTTCGGCGGCCACGGCCGCCCGCCTGGTGGCCGCTGCCCGTCTGCGCGGTGCTGGGGCTGGCCGCGGGCGGGGCGTACGGGGTGCTCAAGGCGCCCGAGTACGCCGCCACCAGCTACGTCGTCGCCGTCCCGGACGACACCACCGAGCCCGCCACCGCCCTCGGCTTCGCGCAGGCGTACGCCCGTATCGCCACCAGCAGCTCCACCCTCGCCTACGCTCAGCCCCGCGCCGGCATCGCCGTCCGGAAGCTGCGGACCCAGGTGCGGGCCGAGACCTCCCCCGAGTCCCCGATGATCGCCATCACCGGTACCTCGAAGAGCCCCTCCGAGGCCGCCGACATCGCGAACGCCGTCGCCGACGCGCTCTCGCTGAGCAGCAACCAGGCCGCCAAGAACACCGGTGTGCAGCTGCTCCTCTTCAACCAGGCCGTGGCCCCGACCGACCCCGCCTCCCCGTCCGCCGCCATCAGCGGCGCCGTCGGGCTGTGCGCCGGAGGTCTGCTCGGCGGGCTGTGGCTGCTCGCCCGGCCCGGCCGCCGCAAGGACGCGGAAGGGGAACCACAGCCGGTCGTCGAGGAGTACCCCTCGCTTCCCGCGCAGGGTGAGCACGCCGAGACCAAGGAGAAGGAGTCCGTGCGATGA